Proteins co-encoded in one Aspergillus luchuensis IFO 4308 DNA, chromosome 6, nearly complete sequence genomic window:
- a CDS encoding NADPH cytochrome P450 oxidoreductase family protein (COG:C;~EggNog:ENOG410PU95;~InterPro:IPR001709,IPR001433,IPR001094,IPR017927, IPR023208,IPR023173,IPR029039,IPR008254,IPR017938, IPR039261,IPR003097;~PFAM:PF00175,PF00258,PF00667;~go_function: GO:0003958 - NADPH-hemoprotein reductase activity [Evidence IEA];~go_function: GO:0010181 - FMN binding [Evidence IEA];~go_function: GO:0016491 - oxidoreductase activity [Evidence IEA];~go_process: GO:0055114 - oxidation-reduction process [Evidence IEA]) encodes MTSPLSPWQISPALWQELTKVLTPTGAADYAALTLLAMAGTTYLSRGILWDQPDPYNYLWYERPQLKMAGSAGPNAHQETRNIAQKLEEADKNIVVFWGSQSGTAEGFAHRLAREIALRFRQGTLTADLSDYDPESISQIPQSKLAIFILSTYGEGDPSDNTAEFWDWIHKAENVSLANVRYCAFGLGNSNYKFYNRVVDVVVQALDGRGAKALMPVGRANDAEGATQEDFISWKDELFAMFKSQLGFEEGEMQYLPTLSVEEDESLEPIDLNHGEPDARDASRASAQCSPVRPVTISSTRELFQVSDRHCLHMELDLSTVPEFTYKTGDHLAIWPSNPDAEVERLLQVLGLTARREVPISIKSLDPATKVRIPTPTTAAALFRYYLEICAPVNRDTVLGLAQFAPTPEAKAYLLQLGQDKTSYANFLNRTHVTLSRLLQLASPDNAWSALPLSYLVETLSPIQPRYYSISSSSVLSPRKPSITAIVSTTPVPENPDELIHGITSNYLLALSQHRTSPSTPHPYGLTYHLNGPSNALNSEQVFAHLRKSKFKLPRTGNTPLIMIAAGTGLAPFRAFISERRQLQQIGREVGQMILFFGCRRPDEDYIYKEELEALNEGLGGKLRVETAFSRYESGGVKRQYVQDKIVECGDEVVRLLVEERANLYICGRAGMAREVEKRVGSEMCRVKGWEEGDGQWNEWCKGLKKRGKWQEDVWG; translated from the coding sequence atgaccTCCCCTCTGTCTCCATGGCAGATATCACCAGCCCTCTGGCAGGAGCTGACCAAAGTCCTCACTCCCACTGGAGCCGCCGACTATGCCGCCCTAACTCTCCTTGCCATGGCCGGCACGACCTACCTGTCGCGCGGCATCCTCTGGGACCAGCCAGACCCCTACAACTACCTCTGGTATGAACGTCCTCAGCTGAAGATGGCCGGTTCCGCCGGCCCCAATGCCCACCAGGAGACCCGCAACATTGCCCAGAAGCTCGAAGAGGCGGACAAGaacatcgtcgtcttctggGGATCGCAGTCCGGTACGGCCGAGGGCTTTGCCCATCGCTTGGCGCGTGAAATTGCCCTCCGCTTCCGTCAGGGTACTCTGACGGCGGATCTGTCGGATTATGACCCGGAGAGTATCTCGCAGATACCTCAGTCCAAGCTGGCGATCTTCATTCTGTCTACCTATGGCGAAGGAGATCCCAGTGATAATACGGCTGAGTTCTGGGATTGGATTCACAAGGCGGAAAATGTCTCGCTGGCCAATGTGAGGTATTGTGCGTTTGGCCTGGGGAATAGCAACTACAAGTTCTACAACCGCGTCGTGGACGTCGTCGTTCAGGCGCTGGATGGTCGAGGCGCAAAGGCCCTCATGCCCGTTGGTAGGGCTAATGATGCCGAGGGAGCCACGCAGGAGGACTTTATCAGCTGGAAGGACGAGCTGTTTGCCATGTTCAAGTCCCAGCTCGGcttcgaggagggtgagatgCAGTACTTGCCCACCCTATCCGTCGAGGAAGACGAGTCCCTGGAGCCTATTGACCTGAACCACGGCGAGCCAGATGCCCGTGATGCTAGCAGGGCATCTGCACAATGCTCCCCCGTGCGGCCAGTGACTATCTCCAGTACCCGTGAGCTCTTCCAGGTCTCAGACCGCCACTGCCTACACATGGAGTTGGACCTGTCCACTGTCCCGGAGTTCACCTACAAGACGGGCGATCATCTCGCCATCTGGCCTAGCAACCCCGACGCAGAGGTCGAGCGTCTCCTCCAGGTACTGGGCCTTACTGCACGCCGCGAGGtgcccatctccatcaaatCCCTCGACCCGGCCACGAAAGTGCgcatccccacccccacgaCCGCGGCAGCCCTCTTCCGATACTACCTGGAGATCTGTGCCCCTGTGAACCGCGACACTGTTCTCGGTCTAGCACAATTCGCACCCACCCCCGAAGCAAAGGcctacctcctccaactcggCCAGGACAAGACCAGCTAcgccaacttcctcaaccGCACGCACGTCACCCTCAGTCGTCTCCTCCAACTCGCCTCCCCAGACAACGCCTGGTCCGCCCTACCTCTATCCTACCTGGTCGAgaccctctcccccatccaACCCCGATActactccatctcctccagcagcgtGCTCTCTCCCCGCAAACCctccatcaccgccatcgTCTCAACCACGCCTGTCCCCGAAAACCCAGACGAACTCATCCACGGCATCACCTCGAACTACCTCCTCGCCTTATCCCAACACcgcacctccccatccaccccccacccaTACGGCCTAACCTACCACCTCAACGGACCCAGCAACGCCCTCAACAGCGAACAGGTCTTCGCGCACCTCCGCAAAAGTAAATTCAAACTGCCCCGCACAGGAAACACCCCCCTCATCATGATCGCCGCAGGCACGGGCCTAGCCCCGTTCCGGGCCTTCATCTCCGAACGTCGCCAACTGCAGCAGATTGGTCGTGAAGTGGGACAGAtgatcctcttcttcgggtgTCGGCGTCCAGATGAGGATTATATCTAtaaggaggagttggaggcgtTGAATGAGGGGTTGGGTGGGAAGTTGCGTGTTGAGACGGCGTTCTCGAGGTATGAGAGTGGGGGAGTGAAGAGGCAGTATGTGCAGGATAAGATTGTGGAGTGtggggatgaggtggtgaggttgttggtggaggagagggcgaaCTTGTATATCTGTGGGAGGGCGGGGATGGCGAGagaggtggagaagagggtcGGAAGCGAAATGTGTAGGGTtaaggggtgggaggagggtgatgggCAGTGGAATGAGTGGTGTaaggggttgaagaagagggggaagtGGCAGGAGGATGTTTGGGGATGA
- a CDS encoding cytochrome P450 (COG:Q;~EggNog:ENOG410PUIW;~InterPro:IPR001128,IPR017972,IPR002401,IPR036396;~PFAM:PF00067;~TransMembrane:2 (o6-28i40-58o);~go_function: GO:0005506 - iron ion binding [Evidence IEA];~go_function: GO:0016705 - oxidoreductase activity, acting on paired donors, with incorporation or reduction of molecular oxygen [Evidence IEA];~go_function: GO:0020037 - heme binding [Evidence IEA];~go_process: GO:0055114 - oxidation-reduction process [Evidence IEA]), with protein sequence MWSLFTIAPYAFFIGIVGISYFLVWPFVQYIRDPKGLRKYPNLTPISGMSAIPFMLMASRGFRSRELQELHQEKPVIRTGPNTLSYGDVRAIKDIYGHNTKCIKDPSYVVTAGTHYHLADVVDKGDHARKRKVLSSAYALKNLETWEHKVSDKVEKVVAHFDKVCTAAPSAAVASGKVAPDPKDLTVDFRAWTNYFTLDAIADIGLSEKLGFLDQGSDVCIAERKDGSTYTVNLREALYPTARKQSLILWNYEWYPVLNKLVNVIPFFGRMQKSSDNWDNIVWRRSIERLRRYEAGEKLDDFFQALMEDKNGRANNLEWGDVVSEVNIMMNAGSVTTAIAIANVMYQLLRNPECLAKLREEIDAVLDADDVVAPYDKVKHLPYLRACLDESLRIFPPTSHGLPRETPEEGMEILGQWVPGKTTVSMSAYVAHRDERAFPKADQYIPERWLGEEGKALQPYFVAFSAGARSCIGRNISYLEQTKILASLVHRYEFALPHPGWELKRLETMNLILGDMPVKVWRRQVPATD encoded by the exons ATGTGGTCACTTTTCACAATCGCCCCTTACGCGTTCTTTATCGGGATCGTGGGGATCTCCTACTTCCTGGTATGGCCGTTTGTGCAGTATATCAGAGACCCCAAAG GTCTCCGAAAATACCCTAATCTTACACCAATCTCCGGCATGTCTGCCATTCCGTTCATGCTCATGGCGTCCCGCGGGTTCCGGTCGCGAGAACTGCAGGAGCTGCACCAGGAGAAGCCGGTAATCCGTACCGGACCCAATACGCTCTCCTATGGTGATGTGCGCGCGATCAAGGACATTTACGGCCATAACACCAAGTGCATCAAGGACCCATCCTACGTCGTCACGGCGGGCACGCATTACCACTTAGCCGATGTGGTGGACAAGGGGGACCATGCGCGGAAGCGTAAGGTTCTGTCATCCGCCTACGCTCTTAAGAACCTTGAAACATGGGAGCACAAAGTCAGCGACAAGGTTGAGAAGGTGGTGGCCCACTTTGACAAGGTGTGCACGGCCGCTCCGTCTGCGGCTGTGGCGTCCGGCAAAGTCGCGCCGGACCCCAAAGACCTGACCGTGGATTTCCGCGCCTGGACCAACTACTTCACGCTGGATGCTATCGCAGATATCGGTCTGTCGGAGAAGCTGGGCTTCTTGGACCAGGGCAGCGATGTCTGCATAGCTGAGCGGAAGGATGGGTCAACGTACACGGTGAATCTCCGGGAGGCACTGTATCCCACGGCCCGGAAGCAGTCGCTTATCCTCTGGAACTACGAATGGTACCCGGTGCTGAACAAGCTGGTCAACGTGATCCCGTTCTTCGGCCGGATGCAAAAATCCTCGGACAACTGGGACAACATTGTGTGGCGACGCAGCATCGAGCGCCTGCGACGGTATGAGGCTGGGGAGAAGctcgatgacttcttccagGCGCTGATGGAGGATAAGAACGGCCGGGCCAACAACCTGGAATGGGGCGACGTGGTGTCGGAAGtgaacatcatgatgaaCGCAGGCAGCGTAACGACGGCGATCGCGATCGCCAACGTGATGTACCAGCTGCTGCGGAATCCGGAGTGCCTGGCTAAGCTCCGGGAAGAGATCGACGCAGTGCTAGACGCGGACGATGTCGTTGCGCCATACGACAAGGTGAAGCACTTGCCGTATCTTCGGGCATGCCTGGACGAATCACTCCGGATCTTCCCACCAACGTCGCACGGGCTTCCGCGCGAGACGCcggaagaggggatggagatccTCGGCCAGTGGGTGCCGGGGAAGACAACGGTCAGTATGTCGGCCTATGTTGCGCACCGCGACGAGCGGGCTTTCCCCAAGGCGGACCAGTACATCCCGGAGCGATggttgggagaagaaggcaaagCGCTGCAGCCGTACTTTGTGGCGTTCTCGGCGGGGGCACGGTCCTGTATCGGGCGGAACATCTCGTACTTGGAGCAGACGAAGATCCTGGCGTCGCTGGTGCATCGGTATGAGTTTGCGCTGCCGCACCCCGGGTGGGAGCTGAAGCGACTGGAGACGATGAACTTGATTCTGGGAGATATGCCGGTGAAGGTGTGGCGACGGCAGGTGCCGGCCACCGATTAG
- a CDS encoding uncharacterized protein (COG:F,P;~EggNog:ENOG410PVMK;~InterPro:IPR000760,IPR006239;~PFAM:PF00459;~go_function: GO:0008441 - 3'(2'),5'-bisphosphate nucleotidase activity [Evidence IEA];~go_process: GO:0006790 - sulfur compound metabolic process [Evidence IEA];~go_process: GO:0046855 - inositol phosphate dephosphorylation [Evidence IEA]) → MAHSPFARELQVACLAVQRASIVTKTMLAEADKGSTDKADASPVTIADFASQAILISAIRHNFPSDKFVGEESASALRNDPALADRVWQLVSTTQLHDTESEEIVAAPSSLEEMLSIIDLGGNGEGARHTRTWIMDPIDGTASFIQGRQYAVSVALIENGEQKVGVVGYPNLHFHSTEVHEDTVDRNGYGIMLSAVRGHGAYKRPMSKERLQPAVKVYNVLARTDTGQPDLVFAESIESPYIDQRLHQVVRERLGVTKPITDLWSMQAKYAALVVGGCNVMVRIPRSPEYRAYAWDHAGGMLVFEESGGMITDLDGQPFNYGRGRTLADNVGLVAAFPEFHSRVLELAQEIRERHKEGMKDNTH, encoded by the coding sequence ATGGCCCATTCACCATTCGCTAGAGAGCTTCAAGTGGCTTGTCTCGCTGTCCAGCGAGCCAGTATAGTCACCAAGACTATGCTGGCCGAGGCCGACAAGGGATCTACCGACAAAGCGGACGCGTCTCCAGTAACCATAGCCGATTTTGCGTCACAAGCCATTCTAATTAGCGCAATCCGCCACAACTTTCCCAGCGACAAATTCGTCGGGGAGGAATCAGCATCAGCCCTGCGGAATGATCCCGCACTAGCCGACCGAGTGTGGCAGCTGGTATCCACAACTCAATTGCATGATACCGAGAGCGAAGAGATCGTCGCAGCCCCATCGTCGCTTGAGGAGATGCTAAGCATCATTGACTTGGGTGGCAATGGGGAAGGAGCCCGTCATACGCGTACCTGGATCATGGATCCCATTGACGGGACGGCTTCGTTCATTCAGGGCCGTCAGTATGCTGTTTCCGTGGCGCTCATCGAGAACGGCGAGCAGAAAGTCGGCGTGGTCGGTTATCCCAACCTGCACTTCCACAGCACCGAAGTCCACGAAGACACGGTCGATCGGAATGGGTACGGGATTATGCTGTCGGCAGTCCGGGGCCATGGAGCGTACAAGCGTCCGATGAGCAAGGAGCGCCTGCAGCCCGCCGTGAAGGTGTACAACGTCCTGGCACGGACCGATACCGGCCAGCCCGATCTGGTATTTGCAGAGAGCATAGAGAGCCCCTACATCGATCAGCGGCTACACCAGGTTGTTCGCGAGAGACTGGGTGTCACCAAACCAATTACTGATCTCTGGTCCATGCAAGCCAAGTATGCGGCCCTCGTGGTGGGCGGGTGCAACGTGATGGTCCGTATCCCCCGAAGCCCCGAGTATCGTGCCTATGCGTGGGATCATGCCGGCGGCATGCTGGTGTTTGAAGAATCGGGCGGCATGATCACCGATCTGGATGGTCAGCCTTTCAACTATGGGCGAGGCCGGACGCTGGCAGATAATGTAGGTCTAGTTGCCGCATTCCCAGAGTTTCACTCGAGGGTGCTGGAACTTGCGCAGGAAATCAGGGAAAGGCATAAAGAGGGAATGAAAGACAACACGCATTAA
- the ITR2_1 gene encoding myo-inositol transporter (COG:F,P;~EggNog:ENOG410PG6B;~InterPro:IPR005829,IPR005828,IPR003663,IPR036259, IPR020846;~PFAM:PF00083,PF07690;~TransMembrane:12 (i42-66o86-106i113-133o139-160i172-194o200-222i291-313o325-346i353-375o395-418i430-451o463-484i);~go_component: GO:0016020 - membrane [Evidence IEA];~go_component: GO:0016021 - integral component of membrane [Evidence IEA];~go_function: GO:0022857 - transmembrane transporter activity [Evidence IEA];~go_process: GO:0055085 - transmembrane transport [Evidence IEA]), producing MDPADDYLPAIDDLKPETFHDDNAGAAEGLDDSIETTNPGKAVWLIACTVSMGGFLFGYDTGVISAVLVSLGTDLGQALSSNDQELITSITSGGALIGAVLAGMTSDKYGRKLAIYVGCAVFFVGTALQATAFSLAQIVVGRLVVGFGVGEAAMIVPLYIGEMAPARFRGRLIVFDNICVTFGQLIAYALGAAFTDVHQGWRYTIAIGAVPAIALAATMPLCPETPRQLISHGRDDEAKRVIRKIFPQATEQQVVNKIRVVRHSIEEVAASVSDKSLWWQMKQLFTVGANLRALATACSIMAGGFNTLMYYSATLFSLVGFNQATAVSIVVGATNFVFGFPNFAFIDRFGRRSMLLITVLGMSLSLVVVAIAFHWIPVNSDLSVTGPHEMTWASILLLVALIVYIAFYSAGVAPISWVGTEFLPLEVRALGTMLNTVTCWGCNIIISSTFLSMMKAMTPSGVFAFYAGICFLGWLFVIFCYAEVHNMPLESVREIYTHGFGVKHAKRLQRELREARANEQSAP from the exons ATGGATCCTGCAGACGACTATTTGCCGGCCATCGACGATCTGAAACCAGAGACTTTCCACGATGACAACGCTGGCGCCGCGGAGGGCTTGGACGATTCGATCGAGACGACGAATCCTGGCAAGGCTGTATGGCTGATTGCGTGCACGGTGTCCATGGGCGGATTTCTCTTTG GGTACGACACAGGCGTAATATCCGCAGTCCTTGTTAGCCTTGGAACCGACCTCGGCCAAGCTCTGTCCTCTAATGATCAGGAACTCATCACCTCCATAACTTCAGGGGGTGCATTGATCGGCGCTGTTCTGGCTGGCATGACTTCAGACAAGTATGGACGGAAATTAGCAATCTATGTGGGCTGTGCGGTCTTCTTCGTGGGAACCGCCTTGCAAGCCACGGCGTTCTCACTGGCCCAGATAGTGGTTGGTCGACTGGTGGTTGGTTTTGGAGTGGGTGAAGCGGCAATGATCGTTCCCTTGTATATCGGAGAGATGGCGCCTGCTAGATTCCGTGGTCGACTGATTGTGTTCGATAACATTTGTGTGACCTTTGGCCAGCTCATTGCTTATGCCCTCGGGGCCGCGTTCACTGACGTACATCAAGGCTGGCGATACACAATTGCCATTGGTGCTGTTCCTGCTATTGCTCTGGCGGCTACAATGCCCTTGTGCCCAGAAACACCTCGCCAGCTGATTTCCCATGGCCGTGACGATGAAGCCAAGAGAGTAATCAGAAAGATCTTTCCTCAAGCCACGGAACAGCAAGTGGTCAACAAAATCAGGGTGGTTCGGCATTCTATTGAAGAGGTTGCTGCCTCCGTATCAGACAAGAGCCTATGGTGGCAGATGAAACAGCTCTTCACTGTAGGCGCTAACCTGCGAGCCCTGGCCACCGCCTGCTCTATCATGGCTG GGGGATTCAACACGCTGATGTACTATTCCGCCACACTGTTCTCCCTGGTTGGCTTCAACCAGGCCACGGCCGTCTCCATCGTCGTTGGAGCGACGAACTTTGTGTTTGGATTTCCAAACTTCGCCTTCATCGACCGCTTTGGAAGACGATCAATGCTTTTGATCACCGTGTTGGGAATG TCCCTCTCCCTGGTTGTCGTTGCCATCGCCTTCCATTGGATTCCTGTTAATTCGGATCTGAGCGTCACGGGGCCGCACGAGATGACCTGGGCAagtatccttcttcttgtcgcACTGATTGTCTACATTGCATTCTATTCGGCCGGCGTCGCACCTATTTCCTGGGTGGGCACTGAATTTCTCCCCTTAGAAGTGCGTGCACTTGGCACAATGCTGAACACCGTGACCTGCTGGGGTTgtaatatcatcatctcatcgaCATTTCTGTCCATGATGAAGGCTATGACCCCCAGCGGAGTGTTTGCGTTCTATGCGGGTATTTGTTTTCTCGGGTggctcttcgtcatcttctgctATGCGGAGGTGCACAATATGCCTCTGGAGTCGGTGCGGGAAATTTACACCCATGGCTTCGGGGTGAAACACGCCAAACGATTGCAGAGGGAGCTCCGAGAGGCGAGAGCGAACGAGCAAAGTGCCCCATAG